A genome region from candidate division KSB1 bacterium includes the following:
- a CDS encoding MFS transporter, with protein MQTIAQPENPEHTPSADSPGTLFQQEHRPATTIIAIMAAVLFMGMGAALQGTALSIRANIEGFPEPIFGVIMSMFYAGLAAGIYIAGPVIRTVGYVRSFAAFASIASATAIMHVILVNPYAWVVLRLAHGLCLSVMLVVVESWLNVSATLQNRGRILSLYAVVYHASRGLGQPLIGVFSPASFEIFGVTTVLTSLCLVPLTLAKVTGQPQVRKSPPMLVKTFMRSPLAGSGIVVNGLLFGASWSLIPRYGQQVGIVEAQIGVLMLLVSLGTLAFQWPLGWISDRHDRRKAILMSSVVGFAAALLIAVTRASGGMLFPLVLVFGGFSMPLYSLSIAMMNDQLNRDEMVTAAGAIIVYYGIGSAAGPLIGGLFMSRLGPSGLFYAMALALALHSLFALLRVRITPRIQKVRKSGYRIYPRTSAAAFGLLRKAKRSRARRPEQQKYEKDEQH; from the coding sequence ATGCAGACAATAGCGCAACCGGAAAATCCGGAACATACCCCATCGGCTGACTCCCCCGGGACTCTCTTTCAGCAAGAGCACCGGCCGGCGACAACAATTATCGCGATCATGGCGGCCGTGCTGTTCATGGGGATGGGGGCGGCTTTGCAGGGAACGGCTTTGTCGATCCGTGCCAACATTGAGGGTTTTCCCGAACCGATTTTCGGTGTGATTATGTCGATGTTTTATGCGGGACTGGCGGCCGGTATTTATATTGCCGGACCGGTGATACGGACGGTGGGCTATGTGCGCTCGTTTGCCGCCTTTGCCTCGATTGCCTCGGCCACAGCGATCATGCATGTCATTCTTGTCAATCCCTACGCCTGGGTGGTGTTGAGACTGGCGCACGGACTCTGCCTTTCGGTGATGCTGGTGGTGGTGGAGAGCTGGCTGAATGTGTCCGCAACCCTGCAGAATCGCGGCCGCATCCTCAGCTTATATGCGGTGGTCTATCATGCCTCAAGGGGACTGGGGCAGCCGCTGATCGGTGTATTTTCACCGGCGAGTTTCGAGATTTTCGGCGTGACCACAGTCCTGACCTCGCTCTGTCTGGTACCGCTGACGCTGGCCAAGGTGACCGGCCAGCCGCAGGTTCGCAAGAGTCCGCCTATGCTGGTCAAGACGTTTATGCGCTCGCCCCTGGCCGGTTCCGGAATCGTCGTAAACGGCTTGTTATTCGGCGCCAGCTGGAGTCTGATTCCCCGCTACGGCCAGCAGGTGGGAATCGTTGAAGCCCAGATCGGCGTGCTGATGCTCCTGGTGTCGCTGGGGACCCTGGCTTTTCAATGGCCCCTGGGCTGGATATCAGACCGCCATGACCGCCGCAAGGCGATTCTCATGAGCTCAGTGGTGGGATTTGCCGCGGCTTTGTTGATCGCCGTGACCCGGGCCAGCGGCGGAATGCTGTTTCCTCTGGTGCTGGTGTTCGGAGGTTTTTCAATGCCGCTCTATTCCCTCTCGATTGCCATGATGAACGACCAGCTCAACCGGGATGAAATGGTGACTGCCGCCGGCGCGATCATTGTATACTATGGCATCGGCTCGGCAGCCGGACCGTTGATCGGCGGACTGTTCATGTCGCGTTTGGGACCGTCCGGACTGTTCTATGCAATGGCCCTGGCGCTGGCCCTGCATAGTCTGTTTGCCCTGCTGCGCGTGCGAATCACACCCAGGATACAAAAGGTCCGCAAGAGCGGCTATCGCATTTATCCGCGCACCTCGGCGGCAGCGTTCGGCCTGCTGCGTAAAGCAAAGCGGTCCAGGGCGCGGCGGCCGGAACAACAAAAATACGAAAAAGATGAACAACATTGA
- a CDS encoding type II toxin-antitoxin system RelE/ParE family toxin yields the protein MLITIVELPEYIKRAGKILSRDERDELLFYLSSHPKAGEVMQGTGGVRKLGWASKNRGKSGDSRIIYFFYNETIPIFLLTIFGKNEKINLSKSEKNELSKLLKELVKNYQRKEK from the coding sequence GTGCTAATTACTATAGTAGAATTACCGGAATACATAAAACGAGCTGGCAAAATTTTATCGAGAGATGAAAGAGATGAATTGCTTTTTTATCTGTCTTCACATCCCAAAGCCGGCGAAGTGATGCAAGGAACGGGTGGTGTAAGAAAATTGGGATGGGCTTCAAAAAATAGAGGTAAAAGTGGTGACTCGAGAATAATTTACTTTTTTTATAATGAAACAATTCCAATATTCTTATTAACTATATTTGGTAAAAATGAAAAAATCAATTTAAGCAAATCAGAGAAAAATGAATTATCGAAACTTTTGAAAGAATTGGTAAAAAATTATCAAAGGAAAGAGAAATGA
- a CDS encoding helix-turn-helix domain-containing protein codes for MNNAYKSISKGLKEAIDYSKGKQKGAREFRPQQVDVKKLRERTGMTQPKFAASFGISLGTLRHWERGDRNPQGPALVLLNLLSKDPNKVLDILHQ; via the coding sequence ATGAATAACGCATATAAAAGTATAAGCAAAGGATTAAAAGAAGCAATTGATTATTCCAAAGGGAAGCAAAAAGGTGCGAGAGAATTTCGTCCACAACAAGTAGATGTAAAAAAATTACGAGAACGGACAGGAATGACTCAACCAAAGTTTGCAGCGTCATTTGGGATAAGTCTTGGTACTTTACGTCATTGGGAAAGAGGAGATAGGAATCCACAAGGGCCGGCTCTCGTGCTTTTAAATTTATTATCAAAGGATCCAAATAAAGTATTAGACATTTTACATCAGTAA